In Chaetodon trifascialis isolate fChaTrf1 chromosome 2, fChaTrf1.hap1, whole genome shotgun sequence, one DNA window encodes the following:
- the LOC139346507 gene encoding uncharacterized protein, with protein sequence MELQPAGRKRCPSGTKQAADEAALSLKEELVAAIHGAFEVAVEIAVQEVTKLVGQATGDVYEEMRRENESLRQRLQRAEAMLDCARQEEAGGSCALTKHLLDATDQTDLPLHRKCTQKSPDRELGNVHRSSEVRGDAGGRSRADPHQKHVIRNEEQRTQHVSDAAVNTEENSACVVAALTLEVSDKMSHACAVKVESTNPPCRVAAQDHSMPPPPSGDDKTASEQVTVKQEKPEEGRDGSACCSVSIKVEDFSSECMLAAQSKMLEEWKPEVLDIQNQDSNTHASRTGLSQAHPQNVTSNIPPPTDHPSISSEFPNIFQLAEPAPIPEASPQVYGMHAQSSCNPGHPVLYACKSCGQTFHLPSLLRRHYGQCQQKLQQCCRQPTAGSRRTRLQLYPPGCSPFRCMECNREFNRMENLKTHLRIHTGERPYTCSVCSMCFRHSGALTRHFRIHTGEKPYICGQCGKSFRNCGGLKFHQRSHSKQLQESGTQQC encoded by the exons ATGGAGCTGCAGCCGGCCGGGAGAAAAAGATGTCCTTCAGGGACAAAACAAGCCGCAGATGAGGCTGCGCTGTCTCTGAAAGAGGAGCTCGTTGCAGCGATACATGGAGCATTTGAAGTGGCCGTGGAGATCGCAGTTCAGGAGGTGACAAAGCTTGTGGGTCAGGCTACAGGAGACGTGTACGAAGAGATGCGGCGAGAGAACGAGTCCCTCAGACAAAGACTGCAGAGAGCTGAAGCTATGCTGGACTGTGCGCGTCAGGAGGAAGCAGGTGGCAGCTGCGCTCTTACAAAGCATCTGCTGGATGCCACCGACCAGACAGATCTACCGCTCCACCGTAAATGCACCCAAAAAAGCCCAGATCGCGAACTGGGCAATGTGCACAGGAGCTCGGAAGTCAGAGGTGACGCGGGTGGGCGCAGCCGTGCAGACCCCCATCAGAAACATGTGATCAGAAATGAAGAGCAGAGGACGCAGCATGTCAGTGACGCTgctgtaaacacagaggagaataGTGCTTGTGTAGTAGCTGCTTTGACTCTAG AAGTCAGTGACAAGATGTCCCATGCATGTGCGGTGAAGGTAGAAAGCACAAACCCGCCATGTCGAGTGGCAGCTCAAGACCACAGCATGCCACCGCCTCCCAGTGGGGATGACAAGACCGCTTcagagcaggtcacagtgaagcaggagaagccagaggaggggagagatggTTCAGCTTGCTGTTCAGTCTCGATCAAAGTGGAGGATTTTAGCTCCGAGTGTATGTTAGCGGCCCAGTCCAAAATGCTGGAGGAGTGGAAACCAGAAGTGCTGGATATTCAGAACCAAGACTCGAACACTCATGCGTCCCGCACTGGGCTGTCTCAGG CTCATCCTCAAAACGTGACCTCCAACATCCCACCACCCAcagatcatccatccatctcctcaGAGTTCCCAAACATCTTCCAGCTGGCAGAACCAGCTCCCATCCCAGAAGCCTCTCCACAGGTTTATGGAATGCAtgcacagagcagctgcaaCCCCGGCCATCCCGTCCTCTATGCCTGCAAGTCCTGTGGCCAGACGTTCCACTTGCCCAGCTTGCTGCGGCGCCACTACGGCCAGTGTCAGCAGAAGCTCCAGCAGTGCTGTCGGCAGCCCACGGCAGGAAGCAGGAGGACCAGACTGCAGCTTTACCCGCCGGGCTGCAGCCCCTTCCGCTGCATGGAGTGCAACCGAGAGTTCAACCGCATGGAGAACCTCAAGACTCACCTTCGCATCCACACGGGAGAGAGGCCGTACACCTGCTCGGTCTGCTCCATGTGTTTCCGTCACTCTGGGGCATTAACCAGGCACTTCCGTATCCATACCGGAGAGAAGCCTTACATTTGCGGACAGTGTGGGAAGTCTTTCAGAAACTGTGGGGGGCTTAAATTCCACCAGCGGTCACACAGCAAGCAGCTACAGGAGAGTGGGACTCAACAGTGTTGA
- the avpi1 gene encoding uncharacterized protein avpi1 produces MAEAPASTSSEEGLPVQWKFSNRQSRKSGCSNIFTGVNLHQLHRLFRTAGDRDAEHRAKLVWRGMDADMEGAEEAREEEREEREDEAGLAQALVGLRVRARNKAGIRAEGHRDLKWLKASGYLRIEEPLSSYAVEDDEANIEASQGEFLPATEEDIPENQNPFKPSTWRLDVARQECARHSERYLHRILH; encoded by the exons ATGGCGGAGGCCCCAGCATCCACCTCCTCTGAGGAGGGTCTGCCTGTGCAATGGAAATTTTCCAATCGACAAAGCAGGAAGTCAGGATGCTCCAACATCTTTACAGGAGTTAACCTGCACCAGCTGCACAGGCTGTTCAGAACAGCGGGGGACAGAGATGCTGAACATCGGGCGAAGCTGGTGTGGCGAGGGATGGATGCAGAtatggagggagcagaggaggcgagggaggaggaaagggaggagagagaggatgaggcgGGCCTGGCCCAGGCCTTGGTGGGGCTCCGAGTCCGAGCCAGGAACAAAGCAGGCATCAGagcagagggacacagagacctCAAGTGGCTCAAAGCATCAGGCTATCTCAG GATTGAGGAGCCATTATCCAGCTACGCTGTTGAGGATGATGAAGCCAACATAGAGGCCAGTCAGGGAGAATTTCTGCCAGCGACTGAGGAAGACATCCCGGAGAACCAAAATCCCTTTAAACCCTCCACATGGAGGTTGGATGTGGCGAGACAGGAGTGTGCCAGACACTCTGAACGCTACCTTCACCGCAtcctccactga